One Dysosmobacter welbionis DNA segment encodes these proteins:
- a CDS encoding DUF3842 family protein: MSALKAAFPESEIIAVGTNALATSAMLKAGAEHAATGENAVVVNCRKADIIVGASGIAIADSMYGEITPTMALAVGQSSAKRIFVPVNLCDNYIAGVPEQSMSKLVESAVLVVRSIVQLHPYRLRIRQKPDESAEAV, from the coding sequence GTGTCTGCATTAAAAGCTGCTTTCCCAGAGTCTGAGATTATTGCGGTTGGCACGAATGCATTAGCAACGAGTGCTATGCTCAAAGCCGGTGCAGAACATGCCGCCACTGGTGAAAATGCTGTTGTTGTGAATTGCCGCAAGGCGGATATTATTGTCGGCGCTTCTGGCATCGCCATCGCGGATTCCATGTACGGAGAGATTACGCCAACGATGGCGCTTGCTGTTGGACAAAGTTCCGCAAAGCGCATTTTTGTTCCCGTGAATCTTTGCGACAACTATATTGCCGGCGTTCCTGAACAGTCGATGTCCAAATTGGTGGAAAGCGCTGTGTTAGTGGTGCGATCCATTGTTCAGTTACATCCTTACAGACTTAGAATCCGGCAGAAGCCGGATGAATCGGCAGA
- a CDS encoding MATE family efflux transporter: MNKDIDQSIFEDMPVPKALAAMALPTILSQLITTVYNLADAFFIGKTNDPYKVAALSLAFVLHLFLTAIANLFGIGGGSLISRLLGKFEKESARHICAFSVYGALLLSLVYSAGVFMFMEPLLRIMGASNDTLPYAQQYAVWAIIVGGVPTVLSITAAHILRSVGYARQASLGIGLGGILNIILDPVFMFGLLPPGMEVTGAAVATMLSNVFSTLFLMICFFHLKNRTVLCLSLKGIFQSKKHILSVLVVGIPTALGTMLTCVSNTIVNRMAADYGDIPLAAAGIIKRVYQFPYSAAIGIGQGMLPLVAYNYASGNYSRMRQTIRCAMIFSMAFASVLITVYELLPSQIIRLFINERTTIVLAADFLRIVCTAMPFVIFNFQICYVFQAMGMGKEALIISACRQGIIYIPMILLMNAVFKMYGVIWAQTITDMLALLISVVLYMKTNRNLRMQESSKIG, from the coding sequence ATGAACAAGGACATCGATCAGAGTATTTTTGAGGATATGCCTGTGCCAAAGGCTCTGGCAGCTATGGCCCTGCCTACGATTTTGAGCCAGCTAATCACCACGGTCTACAATCTGGCAGATGCCTTTTTCATCGGAAAAACAAACGACCCATATAAAGTAGCGGCACTATCACTGGCGTTTGTTCTCCACTTATTCTTGACGGCAATCGCAAACCTATTTGGCATTGGCGGCGGGAGCCTGATATCCAGATTGCTTGGAAAGTTCGAGAAAGAAAGTGCCAGGCATATTTGTGCGTTTAGTGTGTATGGGGCTCTCTTGCTGTCACTTGTGTATTCTGCGGGGGTATTCATGTTCATGGAGCCATTGCTGAGAATTATGGGGGCCAGTAATGATACTTTGCCATATGCACAGCAATACGCCGTATGGGCAATTATTGTAGGTGGCGTCCCTACGGTACTCAGCATAACTGCCGCCCATATTCTTCGGAGCGTAGGCTATGCGAGGCAAGCAAGTCTTGGGATCGGTCTGGGTGGAATTCTGAATATCATTCTGGACCCTGTTTTTATGTTTGGACTTTTGCCTCCCGGAATGGAAGTGACAGGTGCGGCGGTTGCCACGATGCTGTCAAATGTGTTTTCAACGCTTTTTTTAATGATCTGCTTTTTCCACCTGAAAAACAGGACAGTTCTTTGCCTTTCGCTGAAAGGAATATTCCAAAGCAAGAAACATATCCTCTCGGTTTTGGTAGTAGGCATTCCAACTGCATTGGGCACGATGCTGACCTGTGTATCGAATACTATTGTGAACCGGATGGCAGCTGACTATGGGGATATTCCGTTGGCAGCAGCGGGTATTATAAAGCGCGTATATCAATTTCCATACAGCGCGGCCATTGGAATAGGTCAAGGAATGTTGCCGCTTGTGGCTTATAATTATGCGTCAGGAAATTATTCGCGCATGAGACAAACAATTCGGTGTGCAATGATTTTCAGCATGGCTTTTGCCAGTGTATTAATCACTGTTTATGAATTGTTACCATCGCAGATTATTCGACTATTCATTAATGAACGCACTACCATAGTACTTGCGGCGGATTTTTTAAGGATCGTTTGCACTGCGATGCCTTTTGTTATTTTCAATTTTCAGATATGTTATGTGTTTCAGGCTATGGGTATGGGAAAAGAAGCTCTGATTATTTCTGCCTGTCGGCAGGGTATCATTTATATTCCAATGATTCTTCTCATGAATGCAGTTTTTAAAATGTATGGTGTTATTTGGGCACAGACTATTACAGATATGCTTGCCCTTCTTATTTCTGTAGTACTTTATATGAAAACAAACAGGAATCTGAGAATGCAGGAGAGCAGTAAAATTGGGTAG
- a CDS encoding NAD(P)-binding protein translates to MSRLEVKMPGQAQAVVEQLYRNMERRIAASPPGLCPVDMALNFLNLCQAQTCGKCVPCRIGLTQLSNMIREVLEGEPELKILDRIEATAQVIVDTADCAIGIDAANLVLMGLKGFRDDYEEHILHHRCLGSLKNPVPCVALCPAGVDIPGYISLVNEGRCADAVRLIRKDNPFPTACAYICEHPCEARCRRNMVDDALNIRGLKRYAVDHAGNVPQPKKAPATGKSVAIIGGGPGGLSAAYYLALMGHKVTVYEQQTKLGGMMRYGIPSYRFPREKLDAEIDSILSLGIEVKTGVKVGQDVTFDQLRKEHDCLYISIGAHTDKKTGIEGEDSQGVISAVEMLRRIGDEEMPDFTGQNVAVIGGGNVAMDVTRSAIRLGAAKVTCVYRRRQEDMTAQQEEVEGAIAEGAEVLTLQAPLKIEADENGHVTALWTQPQIIGEMDKAGRPRPNTASVEPLRIPADTVIVAIGQGIESRGLEESGIKIQRGGNVDANTSTQIPDMEGVFAGGDCVTGPATVIRAIAAGKAAAANIDEYLGFNHEIKVDVTVPAAWSKGIHPHGRVNSSERDASERKCDFQCIECGMTDEEAAQESARCLRCDHFGYGNFKGGRVEKW, encoded by the coding sequence ATGAGCAGATTAGAAGTCAAGATGCCTGGTCAGGCACAGGCTGTGGTGGAGCAGCTGTACCGGAACATGGAACGGCGGATCGCCGCCAGCCCTCCGGGCCTGTGCCCTGTGGATATGGCGCTGAATTTCCTGAACCTGTGCCAGGCCCAGACCTGCGGCAAGTGCGTGCCCTGCCGCATCGGACTGACCCAGCTTTCCAACATGATCCGGGAGGTGCTGGAGGGCGAGCCCGAGCTGAAGATCCTGGACCGGATCGAGGCCACTGCCCAGGTCATCGTGGACACGGCGGACTGCGCCATCGGCATTGACGCCGCCAATCTGGTGCTGATGGGCCTGAAGGGTTTCCGGGATGACTATGAGGAGCACATTCTCCACCACCGCTGCCTGGGCAGCCTGAAGAACCCGGTGCCCTGCGTGGCTCTGTGCCCCGCCGGCGTGGATATCCCCGGTTACATCTCCCTGGTGAACGAGGGCCGCTGCGCCGATGCCGTGCGGCTTATCCGGAAGGACAATCCCTTCCCCACCGCCTGCGCCTACATCTGCGAGCATCCCTGCGAGGCCCGCTGCCGCCGGAACATGGTGGACGACGCCCTGAACATCCGTGGGCTGAAGCGCTACGCTGTGGACCACGCCGGCAATGTGCCCCAGCCCAAGAAGGCTCCCGCTACCGGCAAGTCCGTTGCCATCATCGGCGGCGGTCCCGGCGGTCTCTCCGCCGCCTACTACCTGGCCCTCATGGGCCACAAGGTCACGGTCTACGAGCAGCAGACCAAGCTGGGCGGCATGATGCGCTACGGCATCCCCAGCTACCGCTTCCCCCGGGAGAAGCTGGACGCGGAGATCGACTCCATCCTGTCCCTGGGCATTGAAGTCAAGACCGGCGTGAAGGTAGGCCAGGATGTCACCTTCGACCAGCTCCGGAAGGAGCATGACTGCCTGTACATCTCCATCGGCGCCCATACCGACAAAAAGACCGGCATTGAGGGCGAGGACAGCCAGGGCGTCATCTCCGCCGTGGAGATGCTGCGCCGCATCGGCGACGAGGAGATGCCTGACTTCACCGGCCAGAACGTGGCAGTTATCGGCGGCGGCAACGTGGCCATGGACGTGACCCGCAGCGCCATCCGCCTGGGTGCCGCCAAGGTCACCTGTGTCTACCGCCGCCGCCAGGAGGATATGACGGCTCAGCAGGAGGAAGTGGAGGGCGCCATTGCCGAGGGCGCCGAGGTCCTGACCCTCCAGGCGCCGCTGAAGATCGAGGCGGACGAGAACGGCCACGTGACGGCCCTCTGGACCCAGCCCCAGATCATCGGCGAGATGGACAAGGCCGGCCGTCCCCGGCCCAACACCGCCTCCGTGGAGCCTCTGCGGATCCCCGCCGACACGGTCATCGTGGCCATCGGCCAGGGCATCGAGTCCCGGGGCCTGGAGGAGAGCGGCATCAAGATCCAGCGCGGCGGCAACGTGGACGCTAACACCAGCACCCAAATCCCCGATATGGAGGGCGTGTTCGCCGGCGGCGACTGCGTCACCGGTCCTGCCACCGTTATTCGTGCCATTGCGGCTGGCAAGGCGGCGGCTGCCAACATCGACGAATATCTGGGCTTCAACCATGAGATCAAGGTGGATGTCACGGTGCCCGCAGCCTGGAGCAAGGGAATCCATCCCCATGGCCGCGTGAATTCCAGTGAGCGCGACGCCAGTGAGCGCAAGTGCGACTTCCAGTGCATTGAGTGCGGCATGACGGACGAAGAGGCCGCCCAGGAGTCTGCCCGCTGCCTGCGGTGCGATCACTTTGGCTACGGAAACTTCAAGGGAGGACGTGTGGAGAAATGGTAA
- a CDS encoding FAD-dependent oxidoreductase gives MELYAKAKEAVKIPILAGSRMGDPWICAKALRDGQADAFVLSRPSLADPEFPKKTELGMPEKIRPCIGCNFGCIGRVEDQGLPPACAVNPRAMRESFYPPRKATTPKNIMVVGGGVAGMEATRAAIQAGHTVTLYEKSDHLGGELLAAGNRPLKGEVTDLNLWYQRELKELNANIVLNKEITHRDIISAHPDVVILTVGASSVMPRSIPGIDHPKSVSAIDALEGHKPVGETVVVVGGGEIGCETAMHFALQGKKVSVVEAMPNLMSLEFVPNQCKSMLEDLMEHYHVPVYTGNRLLEINDAGAVIQSADGESKTLEADTVVMSIGMRSNLSMKEALIGTGIEVYEIGSCKKPANIFKAVHDAFELIYNM, from the coding sequence TTGGAACTGTATGCTAAGGCGAAAGAAGCTGTCAAGATCCCCATTCTGGCTGGTTCTCGTATGGGTGATCCCTGGATTTGTGCCAAAGCACTGAGAGACGGACAAGCGGATGCCTTCGTTCTTTCCCGCCCTTCTTTGGCTGATCCTGAATTCCCCAAGAAGACAGAGTTGGGCATGCCTGAAAAGATTCGCCCGTGCATCGGCTGTAACTTTGGCTGTATTGGCCGCGTTGAAGACCAGGGCCTCCCTCCCGCATGCGCTGTGAATCCCAGAGCAATGAGAGAATCGTTCTATCCGCCCCGGAAGGCAACGACTCCCAAGAACATTATGGTTGTAGGCGGAGGCGTGGCAGGTATGGAAGCGACTCGTGCGGCGATTCAAGCGGGACATACAGTCACACTGTATGAGAAGTCTGACCACCTTGGCGGCGAACTGCTGGCGGCAGGCAACCGTCCCTTAAAGGGCGAGGTCACAGATTTGAATCTGTGGTATCAGCGTGAACTTAAGGAACTGAATGCGAATATTGTCCTGAATAAGGAAATTACCCATAGGGATATTATTTCCGCGCATCCCGATGTAGTTATCTTGACTGTTGGTGCATCTTCTGTTATGCCGCGCAGCATTCCCGGAATTGATCATCCCAAGAGCGTTTCCGCTATCGATGCGTTGGAAGGGCATAAACCTGTTGGTGAAACGGTGGTTGTTGTTGGCGGCGGTGAGATTGGCTGTGAGACTGCTATGCATTTTGCATTGCAGGGGAAAAAGGTTTCAGTTGTGGAAGCCATGCCCAATCTCATGAGCCTGGAATTTGTCCCCAACCAGTGCAAGTCCATGCTTGAAGATCTGATGGAGCACTACCATGTTCCCGTCTATACTGGAAATCGGCTGTTGGAGATCAATGATGCGGGAGCAGTGATTCAGTCTGCGGATGGGGAAAGTAAAACACTTGAGGCGGATACGGTCGTGATGTCCATTGGTATGCGTTCCAATCTGTCCATGAAAGAAGCTCTGATTGGCACTGGTATCGAGGTATATGAGATCGGCTCTTGCAAGAAACCTGCAAATATTTTTAAGGCTGTGCATGACGCCTTTGAACTTATTTACAACATGTAA